The stretch of DNA AACGTCGGCGTCGAAACGGCTCTCAGATTGGCCAAGTCTCTGAACCCAAGTATAGTCACTTTAGGCGAGTACGAGGCCAGCTTGAACAGGGCTGGGTTTCTCCGGCGGTTCAAGAACGCATTGGTGTACTACTCCGCTATCTTCGAGTCTCTTGAACCCAACTTGGATCGAGACTCGCCGGAGAGGCTGGAAGTGGAGAGATTACTTCTCGGCCGGCGAATCGCCGGTGTAATTGTTCCGGACGAGCCTGGAACCAGAAGAGAACGTGTGGAGGACAAGGAACAGTGGAGGGCGCTGATGCAGAACGCCGGTTTCGAATCGGTTGCCCTCAGCAATTACGCCAGGAGCCAAGCCGAGATTCTTCTGTGGAATTACAATTACAGTTCGTTGTTTTCGCTGATTCGATCTGAACCTGGGTTTCTCTCTCTGGCTTGGAACGAAGTCCCACTTCTCACTGTTTCTTCGTGGCGCTGATTCTTGTCATTTGGGCGCCTTTTCCACACATCGGCGTTTTTTTATCTACTGTGGGAGGAACAGCTTAAATTCGCCATTAATGATCTCTTCTTTTGGAGCTTGCCCAATGAAATCTGTCTGGAAAAAGACACCTTGTCCGGCTTAATTTAAGTTTACCCATGTTTGTCAATTATAAGCCCTAGCATTGAAAACATACCACCATATAGATGTTATAGGCCCCCTATGGAGCTCTTTTTGAAAGCAAACTAGCTTGTTACTTTGCAGCTTGAATTTAGTGTGTCCATATGGCTCTTCTTagattcttctttcttcttcactctGTTTCTCTGGTTTTTGTTCTGCTCCTGCACCCACTGTAAGAAAAGGAGAACTGAAACTAGATTGAGAAGTTCTCTCTCTTTAGATATGTCCAATCTGTgtatatgaaattatgaatcTCCCAatcatgccccccccccccccccccccccccctcagcTCTCAGGTTCCTTCCTTACAATTGCATTCATTCTTTTTTCTCAATGGAAAAAATCTGCTTCCTGGTCTTCGGTCCAGGAAAAAGTAATTATAACTTGGGGGTTTTATGATTGATTTGGTTTTATGATTGATTTTCTGAGTCAGAAAACTATTGCCCCTCTGTGTGAAATAACATCGGGTCTGATGAGCCTTATTAGTTGTTGATGCGGATTCGAAGCTCTCTCGCTTGGACGGTTGAGGAAGGCAGTGCCTGGAAAAATGTCGTATTTCTTGTGGGTGCATTGATGAGGACTTGCTCCACCACAGCTGAATTAAGTAATGATTTGATTTGCCTTTGCCTGTTAAATTCCGTGGTCTACTGACCTCCTTTTAGTACTTTGATAATGGCCCTCAATAATGCCTGTTCCTCTTCATCCTTTCAACTGACCCCGTCCCTAGCCCCCCACTCatatttatgatattattattactataacGTTAATAaatttcaccttttctttcacttgGCAGGCATCCGTTTCTTACCTCTTAATTTTAGATTCGATAACTCCCTATCAGTCAGTAAGTTGTTTGCATTATCTCATTTCTAAAGGAACCCAAGTTAATTAGTAGGATTGAGATATATCACTTATAACATATATTGTTGTTcccatataaaaaaaagtattgaCTAAAGAGATGACTATTGAATTTCATgtgatcaattaattatataaaagattTTTCTGCTAGGCTACTAGCATGATTATGTTAAAACAGATGACAAAATGATCCTACCGCGTGGAAGTTTTAACAGGATTTGGTCTTTAATGGCCCCGTTTGGTTGTACAATTTCAAGCTTCTTAGTCTCAACACGACTAACAAAAGAACTGACAATGCTAGCTAGGGCTCCACGGCACGTACTTTGAAAATTGATTTAAGCTGCATTCAATTTCGATCGAGTTTCTTTTCCAGTAATTCCGTAAAAGAATTCTCAACAATTGATTAACCCTAACCAGTAACCCTTCTGTTAAAGTCAATACGAACGATCAAAATGGCGGTGAGGACATGCAAACCATTTCATATCAATCACCAATAAACCCCCAAGTCTCCGCTAGTACATTTGCCAATCACACCTCCGGCCGCCGCAGCGAAGCCTCCAAAAATTGGGACTAGAAGAATCGAACGTCGCCCAAAACTTCAATCCAAACCAACCAGCCGGCATAAATTGACAGAAGCCTTTACGTACGAACCCGCCTCTACGGCCTCCACGGTTCGTATAAATAAACGTCTCTAACATCTACGGCCTCCAGGAAGCGACTGATATCTACCCATTCTCAGAAAACGTAATAATGGAGACAACCAGAGCGCTCCAGAGAACACAGCTTCGTACTGTACGACCGCCTCTCAATGGTCCGATTTCGTCTCCTGATAGGAAACCAGTTTGCTGCAAATCAAGTGCCGGTCGCACCGTGATGACATTTGAGCGTCGCAGCGGATCCTGAGATTGGATCGGTGATGCCAGAATTCTGCCTCAACGGTCGGGCGATTGGTCCCACGTCTTGTTAATGACAGAGGCGACAGGGTCTGTGACTAACTCTAAGCGTTAGTCCTATGTTAGTAGCCTCTCGAGTATCCGCGTTGTATGTTAGTCACTCCGCTCCGCTTCTGAACGTGACACGTGCATGTAACGTggcaaatttttatatttagataaattacatactattttaattttatatttcgtaacaaattaatgattaataatttaatcattattattattattttgttttaattttatttaaaaaattaatatattatttaacatgaaTGAATCCTATAACCACTTAATTGCAaggtttatgttaattttaattaattaacttttaaattcttatttattatttatcacatcagttttttgacatttcataaaaaaaattaaaagatggtccagattataataaatattaaaatataatgatcaTTTAGTTATGAACTGGCAAAGTTTAGATATTTATAGTGTAATTTTACCCTTTTGTTTTTACTTAATGTGttaaacaattagaattttcaatattttgaatgaatttttatataaattgaattattatagtattttatagTCATTTATTTATTGCGTGGTTCAAAGAATGGTATAGTTTCGATCAAAAACGAATGGCATTgtttatatacaaatttttgtaaagtatgactatattattaatttatttttatttggggGGAAGaagtgtaattttaaattaGCTTTGGGTCCGGTGGGCCGACGGGCATCATGCCCTTGCCCTTGCTTTTACGCGAGCGAATTTGAATCTCTCAGTGGTGGTCTTACACGATTGGAAGGCTTGGGTCCAGCAATAAGGCCCACTCAAACAAATACTATTTCAAGCTTTTAATAGCCTTATCTTATGCACCTTTCTCAatgcttattttgtttttgagaaCATTtgtatttctatataaataatatccTTAGTTCTATATGTCTCTCTCTTCCCGATAATTTAAATTCATCAAATACTTATacctaattaatttaacttaagaAAATCATTCACTCATCTGCACCTCAAATTTTCAATCACAATTTAAGATTAGTATGTTTCAAGTTAGAGCAATTTAGTCACTAGGCATAATCTGTATGGCAAATGACGAATCGTAATATACCGGTGTTATTTCGATGAGTTGCGAGTTTGaaccttaatttttttgagaCATTCTATAATTTACTTCatccaacaaaatcaaaaaacagAGCACTGGGAACTCTCGTGAAAGAGGGTCATCCTATGTTAGAATAATCCATTAGTTGAACTAAGAATTAACTAAAGAATTGATATATTACGGTTTGtggcaaaaaaattaattgtcaaAAATTCAATCAAGTTTTTACATTAACTATAGTTGGATTGATGAATTGATTGACCTAGGTTGGTTAACCACGGgtcaatatttttcttttaaaattttttatttttaaatattaaaaaatataataataataataataataataataataataataattttatatatttgaatatcatatatcatttttataataatttcttGTTTAATTATTGATCTATaagttaaatatttaattatgggTTTTAATTTACTTTCATATCATAAATTACGTTAAtacttttgtaattttttttaattgtagcGTAATAAATGTCccttattatgtttttaaatataataaggtgataaattttattttttaagaaattatattataattttaatcaatatatatttatgttatttttataaaaatatatacgagTTCGAGTGACTGATTGTCAAACTATGAATCTCTCcacttttaatttgatattttagtcTAATTTTCAAGACActgattagttttttttttattttttttgatgaaTAGATTTGAGTTATTGAATTATTGCCaaatattaatcttttatttactaaattaaattttaactataCTTTGCTCAATAATAATAACGATATATATGTAAACCTAACTAATAATTAACAACCGACTTCGCAATTTGAGGCCTGTCTTAAGTATTCCTCTTATCGAtacttataaaattattgtttcttTGTCTTTCTCCATGCcattttgatataatattaGTTAACTGTACACCTAATCCAAACTGACCACTTGCCGTAAGCTGTGAAGTTAGCAAAAAAACTATTACCcgtaatttttatattaaaatgacgcaattttaaaaatatcgtctattaaaaaaataataatctcaaCAATCAACCATGCTTAAAGAAAGTATATTTATATCACACTAGACAATGATGCTTTGCGCATGGTTATCGTTCCCGCCCGCATCGGGACAAAGTGGAAAGGTCTTGCGAGCACAGCACAGGTGTCCATCCTCTCGTCTCCAACACGTGTTCATCCCGAAGCTAGCTATACACTTGTCAAAGCTCCAAACAACCAGACCCTTCCCGGGGAGCATGACGAGGATCACCTTAATTACCTTTCAATTTTAACCCATTGCCgacgccctctctctctctctcgtttgcAAATCCATTTATAGTCATATATCTCAAGACTAAATCGATCCGTGACAGGCCACATATATCTTTCTACCCTCTTCTATATACGAGTAGCTAAACAACCGTGTAGAGCCATAATGTTCAACGCAATCAGATCAGCCAGGAGCCAGCCGCCCACTTTCTTCTTCACGCCGCTTCCATATAACATTCGTTGGAGCACTTCCGGTTTAAGTTTCCGGCAACCGGAGGTCGGGGCGAAACGAGCTCAGAAGGACGACGACATGGCCCAGCAACCGCAGCAGCAGAACGTTATTAACCCCGACGGCAAAACAGGGTTGGACGCCAACTCTTTTAACTTCCATTAATCtccattaattaatgttaataatTCATTCTTCTAGTTCTATACgtatttctttcttaattttactTGTTCTAATTGTGATTGGTTTGGAAGCGACGTGATGTCTCATTCGTTCGGCGAAGGGTACGCAACGAGGTCGGAAGAGGAAGGTTTTGGTGGGATTTATGGAGGCAACGACACTTCTCAACAAGCTGAGGACGATGGAGACCATGCCAAGGCTACCCACGAGGATCACCCTGGTATGTAAcgttctgtgtgtgtgtgtgtgtatcccAGCAAGTAATTAAGAGACTTTCTGATTGTGGGTGAACGTATAATTGATGAAGAGTTCGATAAGAGCCAAGGAAGCGAAGTCGCGGAGAAGGAGAAGGGGCGACACCAGAAAACGTGTTGAGGCTGTCTGATACCTCTCTTCACATCGCATTGGAGCTTTTTGCTATCTACTTGAGATTTCTCTCGTCTTTTGttcccaccccccccccccccccccccccccccggcttGAGAATGTAATGACCTTTTTGGGTGCATTAACCTCTTCGAGTTTTGAGGTGCTTCTTTATCCCTCATCTGATATACATATACAGTAATTCGTTGAATGTTCTATCTAATGGGTCTTTATTACATATTTGTACGGTTGTGattgatttacaaataataataataaaataagaccatgtgaattaattaatttataattatttaataaatttattaaattaagatGGGTTTTTTCAATCCACTTTTCTTAATTTGCTGGGCTTTCTTGGACAGCTTGGAATGGAGTTGTCTGGGTCCGCCTTTTTTGGGGGCTTCTCCTCGTGGAATTTTTTATCCatcaaataaaaaaggaaattacATGTAAAATTACTTTGTAACGCAagatatagaaaataataaaaattatattaaatatttttaggaaGGAGTACTTATTTATAAGCAAGATATGaactaattttaattagttcagaattataatttttatacataatatttttgaaactgATAGAGTTAAGATTATGattcttatatttttgaaaCTGATAAGAGTtaagatttttatgaattatatttattttaataatttaaaattattttataattaaaattttgtataaataattatatatctttttcttgaaatatttggataaatttttgaatctcgaaattatcttaatttgtGCGGATCTTTCCACGTATAGGAAATTTACGAATTTTagctcaaaaaaatattttgaaaataagtattttaaaaacttgGATGCATCAATATGTGTTTTTGTATTTTGCGGAAATCAAGTTCTGTTGGagcaaaaattattttaaggaaaattcatatgaaattaaataatgaaagACTTGAAAATTACTTTTagcaatgaaaatatttttttttgtaattaaagttAAACATACCCTCTTGTAATTTCGTTTGGTTATTAGATCGATCGATCCATCTTtatcaaaaaaggaaaaaaaaaaagaaaatccgAGCTACAAAACTAGGATTggagtaaaatatttttggagagCCTGTGGCTCTAAAGAAGATTGGTTGCCGCCGGTGGTCTCCGGTCCTCTTGTGCTGGTTTGGGCTCTGTTTCGCCTTTCCCAACCGGTTTTCACCTTTCGTCAACGATGTTAGTGGCTCTCCCCGGCTCGTAAGGAGGGCGAGAATTTCACGGCGGGGTTGATGCGCCTGGTCTACGGATACGATTTTTTGCCTCGTTATGGCGTAATAGTGGGGTTTGGTTGGTGGTGGTGGCGTCTAGCACCCTTTTGGGCCCCTAACGTGTTGTTTGGTTGGGTTTTGTTCGGGCCCTTTTCACGGGCAGTTTCAGTATGGATGctagtaaaataaaaatgttgtgattttggataaaaataaattataattaaattattaactatgcaaatgaatataaaatttaatgtaaaaaattcaaataaaaaaaaattacgagtagaaagaacaaaatatcattatgGGTGTGatatagttataattaattttaaaatattaaacacatatttatagatgattttcataaaaagtcatattttgattagaaattaatttatgataatattttttcaaataagataaattttagttaaaattaaatttgacaacatgctaatcaaaatcaaatttaaaatcttaatcaCGTTTAAATTAAGAATCTTAATCACAGATAAAGTTAAATTATAAAtcgtaataataataataataatgttaagtTAGAACCATTGACGTTCGTTTTTTTGCGCTTAATACTCAAATCTCTTTTTGGTttaatcaaaatagaaaactataAAACTCTATGCTGGGAGGGCTTTTTGACGAGGGTTAAAAACAGAGAATGATGCAAATTGATAATAACAAATAAGAGagatgaaataataataataaattatttggtCAAGGCTCATGTAATCTTGATGGCCTGGTCTTTACAAAAGTTTGTGATTAGGAGGTTTGGATCATCATTAtctattattgttaagaaaactttaaattcttcttttttgtattttaaatttataattatatttgttattcaAAATTACCTTAAAATTTATCATCACTTTTTATCATTTCAATGTGTTACACGTATTTCCTGCTCTATTCCTTATGGGCTAGGCTCAACTCAGTGGATAGGCCCAATTACATAAAACCCAGTAAATCTCAAGCTGAATTCGTCAAAGTGAGCTCGCACGTTGCTGGAGCCCGAGCTCAAGTCACAGGTTCAAGCGAGCTTCCAGTAATATTTCTGGCTAGCCGGCCTATCCGAGCGAGCTCCAGCGACCTTCGCATTTCGTCGGCCTAGTCGATTAGCTCACATAACGAGAAGGTTATGCCAGAGAATATTAGTGGGCTAAGGGTTGTCTTAGCTGGGCCATTCAGGCCCAATCTAGCCCTATCTTCTTGGCCCATGTCAATTCCATCCCGGCcccttgcaacaacatcattacagttGCATCTAGATTTTTGCCCGTCCACcttagatctcatcctcattaatgacggatttcatccacattaatgaaggttccatccacattaatgagggttctGTCGGCACCTTGCTGCTACATAGGCGTTTTTGTTGGCACCGGATATTGTCTCATCACCTGCAGACGTACAGCACATGCATGAGGACATCTACTCCCATATATCAACCAACTATTCCGAGAGCCATTGTATGTTTTTTCGGTCAACTTACTAATATTGTACACTTTTACTTACTCGAgcactgacttgagcgtcggagtacATTGCAGGGATCGACCGGTGGGCCAACAATGTGAACCAGATAATCCATTCTCTTCTTCTCGGATTCAACACACCAGCGCGGgccaacgaatcacggtcgaccaatttCGAACGTCGACacaatgtattttatattttatatggtATTAGgtgtttttattacttttataatatatatatttttaccatGTGTATTGTTCTTTCCTGATCAAAAGAGAATGATCAGAGGTAGGGTTGCAATGGTAAGGGGCGAGCTCCAATTGGCACcagcacctgcaagcactccgacgctcgAGTAAGTAAGAGAGTGAGGAGAAATCAATGTATCAATAGGTCAGAAGTCAGAACATATCTTGGTTATGAGAAAAGCTAGCTGATATAGGAGGATGAGACATCCTCCTACATGTATGTGTCGTGCATTTATAGGTGATGAAACTGACTATCTGGCAACgtgaccctcattaatgtggatggaatttgtcattaatgaggatgagatctgaggTGGCTGCACAGATATCCAATGGGGATTGAGATAATGCTGTGACAGACTGACACTAGGCCGAGGCTAGGTTTAGAGGGAGGACCAAGATTGGACCTAAGGAGAGAGCAGAAATTGGGCCCAAGAAAGAGGCCGAAATTGGGGCTGGACAGTCCATGtatgaatttatattttgttttaacagcatcattttactaaatttacataaAAACCTAAATCTGTGAGTGACATCATCTTAATATTTATTATCATcacattttatgaatttcattaatattttatattttttagatgatATTATATgtctttttttatatgtttaaagATATCTACGTAAATCAATATCTTGTCTTACTAATATCTTGTCATCAAATTCGCATGTGAGGGACATGACCTTAATATTTATGATTGCCTTTTATGACTTCAATGTCTATATACTTAATTCTATATGGTATTACGtgttttttcacattttaaagGTATTTTTAACATGTatgtaaattaagaaaattgcTACTTTGCTTGAGAAGGTGATCGAAAATAGtgcaaatgataaaaataccctCATTCATTTGTGAATTTTCTTCATCCATCCTTTCCATGGCTGTTTActtttcccttctctctctcaccttctCGTGGCCGCCTTCACCTTGCCTTGTGTCAATTAATAGAGAAAGAAGATGCAACAAGGATTGATACGAGGTGAGGTGAGGTGAGGTGAAAACGGTAACGGTTGTTGGAGGGGGCCATGGGAAGaggagagaaatgagaagtagGTGGCCATGGAAAAGGTAGGTGAagcaattttgattttgaatgaagggCATTTTCGTTATTTATACTTTTTCAGTCACTATCTTGGCAATATTCTCTAGCAAAGTGGTAAAgttcataaatttatattaaaccTTTGTACATAGGCTGACAGCCTCATCGAGAGGCTTATTGAGtagcacaaaaataataaaattgtcttcattcaaattgtaaattttcttcttctgcCATTTCCTTGCCCGTTTTCTTTTTcgtctttttccttttccatgGCCGCCAAGCTTTGATCGCCTATGTATCGTGTTGTTAATTGTCGCTACATCGCCTGGTTGCCTCACCAATTGCTACTACGAGACAAAGATAGACATTTGTTGGAGACAACCGGGATAGAGAGAGGAGATAGGAAGCCGGAAAGGAAGGGGGGAAGAAAAgtaaatttctaatttaaatgaggatattttattaatctatttatattttgCCCAAAGTGATATCCTCCCACCAAGTTTGTGGATGGCAGATTGATTGACAGCCTTTCCACCACGTGTCCtgtttataaaccaaaatttcGGCCTTGTCtgcattctctctcaattttatttatttttttaattatatctccTTTAAGATTAAAATCAATCTACGAAGGCAACCAAACAAACAACCCATTCTTGATGGCCACGCATGACTGGTCCTGTAGGCGCCGTGTTGCAGCTGCCAATTCCATCAAATACACCGCCATGATAAagctatattatattataataattaaattatattatattttattttcttttctcagtataattatttttgttattgtgtATTTAAACTCTATATGTGATAGCAATGAATGcgaataaatttctttttattgaaatttattaaaatcattgactaatatgtattattaaacaaaatataattaaataatttaaactgCGTAACGTGCTTAGTTGAGTTAttcagatttttattttttaaatattttctaagcaTCCAGACCTGGCAACACGGTAGGctgaatattttttagaaaacaCAACAATGACTGTAAACGTGTCGTGCAACGATTGGTGATAAAAGAGCCTCCAGCTCATCCGAATGGAGAATTCTAGTCCCGGGAGTCACGTAACCGCCTCGACGAGTCCTTTTACAGCAACCGTTGGATCTATTTCGTCTCAATCCATCTCATCCGTTCATCGGTCATACCCCCTTTCTATAAATTAGGGCTTTGCAACTTCAACGATGCCTAGCCATTGTAGCCTCCTGTCTCTCCCTTCGAGTGTCGTGGATGCACATGGTTGTTTCTTCCTTCCCTCTTGGCGTCTTTGCCCTTGTTTCTCTGCAAGATTGGCGGGCGGGATTCGCGGGGGTGGCGATGATGAGGCTGAAAAGGCGTTATGGCTGGCTGGATCTCTGATTTCGAATTATCCGTGTCGAGGTTGCGATCCACATCGTGAGAATATAACTCAAGGTTTTGATTTCTGTTTTGAGTATTTGATTGTTTATTGGATGGCACAATTAATTGATTGGCGGTTGGGATCGGGGATTTATTCTTCTGAAACTACTTTCTGGATCCAGATTATATGTCGGATTGAAGGGCGAGGCAAGTTATTACATCTGTTGTCTCTGATTTACGGTCCAGTGATcttgttttccatattttttcaaTGTTGAAGAGTCTTGGGTGTTCAATTATTGGGGCTGCTTGGCGTTATGCCTTGATCGCTTTGATCCATGATCTGTTACTCTCTTCCGTGTGGTATTTATCGGATCTTGCTGTTACAGGGATGGCTATTATTAGATTTTTTCTCTGCTGATGACAACCGAGATGCGTTCCGAAGAAATATGGTGTTCGAAGCCTTCGGAACCTATTCTAGTTGTCGGCTTGGTCTCAATCTGATTTGGTTACAAGCAAGCAATATTGATTGTTGTAACTAGGAAGATATATGGAAGAAAGAAGTTGGTGATTGTGAAAGATTTAAGAGATCTGGATAGAAAAAGGCCTGGTTTCAGGGGGTCATGTCTTGGATCTTTCATCTTTGTCGCCCGGCCTTTGCCATGACAGGTGCGCTTGCATGGCAGgtcatccttaaataaaaatatttattttgtggtTTTCGAGGGGA from Diospyros lotus cultivar Yz01 chromosome 6, ASM1463336v1, whole genome shotgun sequence encodes:
- the LOC127803381 gene encoding uncharacterized protein LOC127803381 — protein: MFNAIRSARSQPPTFFFTPLPYNIRWSTSGLSFRQPEVGAKRAQKDDDMAQQPQQQNVINPDGKTGDVMSHSFGEGYATRSEEEGFGGIYGGNDTSQQAEDDGDHAKATHEDHPEFDKSQGSEVAEKEKGRHQKTC